Proteins from a single region of Tachysurus vachellii isolate PV-2020 chromosome 15, HZAU_Pvac_v1, whole genome shotgun sequence:
- the selenof gene encoding selenoprotein F — MAAEIMLLWLLPLLQSLAAFGAELSSEACRDLGFSSNLLCSSCELLGQFSLTQLEPFCRQCCQEEAQFESRKLYPGAILEVCGUKLGRFPQVQAFVRSDKPKMFKGLQIKYVRGSDPVLKLLDDNGNIAEELSILKWNTDSVEEFLSEKLERI; from the exons ATGGCGGCTGAAATTATGTTACTGTGGCTTTTACCGTTGCTTCAGTCG CTGGCGGCGTTCGGAGCAGAGCTGTCGTCAGAGGCGTGCAGGGACCTCGGCTTCTCCAGTAACTTACTGTGCAGCTCATGTGAATTGTTGGGTCAGTTCAGCCTGACGCAGCTCGAGCCGTTCTGCAGGCAGTGCTGCCAGGAGGAGGCTCAGTTCGAATCGAGGAAG CTCTACCCTGGAGCCATCCTCGAGGTCTGTGGATGAAAATTGGGGAGGTTCCCTCAAGTCCAAG CTTTTGTCAGGAGCGACAAGCCAAAGATGTTCAAGGGCCTTCAGATTAAG TATGTGCGAGGCTCCGATCCTGTGCTGAAGCTGCTGGACGATAACGGGAACATTGCTGAAGAACTCAGCATCCTCAAGTGGAACACGGACAGCGTGGAGGAATTCCTGAGTGAAAAACTCGAGCGCATTTAA
- the hs2st1a gene encoding heparan sulfate 2-O-sulfotransferase 1, translated as MGTLRIMMAPKFQLLALMTFAVTMLFLENQIHQLEESKGKLERAIARLEVRDIEERRTQEGLRESREDTENGVVVIYNRVPKTASTSFTNLAYDLCSRNHYHVLHINTSKNNPVMSLQDQVRFVKNVTMWKEMKPALYHGHVSFLDFSKFGVMKKPIYINVVRDPIERLVSYYYFLRFGDDYRPGLKRRKQGDKKTFDECVAAGGSDCAPEKLWLQIPFFCGHYSECWNIGSRWALEQAKYNLINEYLLVGVTEELEDFVMMLEAALPRFFRGATELYRTGKKSHLRKTSEKKPPTKESIARLQQSAIWKLENEFYEFALEQFQFVRAHGVREKDGELYLLPQNYFYEKIYPKAT; from the exons ATGGGCACTTTAAGGATCATGATGGCACCGAAGTTTCAGCTCCTGGCGCTGATGACCTTCGCAGTAACCATGTTGTTCCTGGAGAATCAGATCCACCAGCTGGAGGAGTCCAAAGGCAAACTGG AGCGCGCCATCGCCAGGCTGGAAGTGCGCGACATTGAGGAACGACGCACTCAGGAGGGACTGAGGGAATCTCGTGAGGACACAGAGAACGGCGTGGTGGTCATCTACAACCGAGTTCCCAAAACAGCCAGCACTTCCTTCACCAACCTCGCATACGACCTGTGCAGCAGGAACCACTACCACGTCCTGCATATCAACACCAGCAAGAACAACCCCGTCATGTCCCTGCAGGACCAG GTGCGCTTTGTGAAGAACGTGACGATGTGGAAGGAGATGAAGCCCGCGCTGTACCACGGCCACGTTTCATTCCTCGACTTCTCCAA ATTTGGTGTGATGAAAAAACCCATCTACATCAACGTTGTGCGTGACCCCATCGAGCGCCTGGTGTCTTATTACTACTTCCTGCGTTTTGGGGACGATTACAGACCGGGTTTGAAACGCAGGAAACAGGGGGACAAGAAG ACATTTGATGAGTGTGTTGCTGCAGGAGGTTCAGACTGCGCTCCAGAAAAACTGTGGCTCCAGATCCCCTTCTTCTGCGGTCATTACTCGGAGTGCTG GAACATCGGCAGCCGCTGGGCCCTGGAGCAGGCCAAGTATAACCTGATCAACGAGTACCTGCTGGTGGGCGTGACCGAGGAGCTGGAGGACTTTGTGATGATGCTGGAGGCTGCACTGCCTCGATTCTTCAGAGGAGCCACTGAGCTCTATAGGACAG GTAAAAAATCCCACCTGAGGAAAACCAGTGAGAAGAAGCCGCCCACTAAGGAGTCCATCGCTCGGCTTCAGCAGTCAGCCATCTGGAAGCTGGAGAACGAGTTTTACGAGTTTGCTCTGGAGCAATTCCAGTTTGTCCGAGCTCACGGCGTGCGGGAGAAGGACGGAGAGCTGTACCTTCTACCCCAGAACTACTTCTATGAGAAAATCTACCCCAAGGCCACATGA
- the LOC132857634 gene encoding E3 ubiquitin/ISG15 ligase TRIM25-like isoform X1: MAEASISVDQDQFSCPVCLDLLNDPVTIPCGHSFCKVCINGCWDQEDVKGVYSCPQCRETFTPRPVLRRNNMLAEVVEKLKKTELQAASPAHCYAGPGDVECDSCTGRKHKAVKFCLDCRASYCDDHLKPHYQSPAFKKHKLVEACAELQEKICSEHDKLMEIYCRTDQSFICYLCTMDQHKGHDTVSAKAERTKKQNELKEDQLKSQQRIQEKQKKVQELKQTVDIIKTCSQAAVDDSERIFTEMIISMEKKRSEVTELIRAQEKAEVSRAERLLNQLEQEIADLKRRVTELEQLSHTHDDIHFLQSFPSLCVSPGCDDSLSFTVNQHLSFDGVKKSLSDLKKRVEQICEEEFNKIRPQAAAVQMVLPSEPKSREDFLQYFCYLTLDPNTAHHQLILSEKNRVVTRSETRQRYSDHPERFDSYTQVLCKESVCGRCYWEVEWSGDVDISVSYKEISRKGGGYECLFGYNSQSWSLRCFSSSVSFWHNNIKTELRGPSSSRIGVYVDHSAGTLSFYSVSDTMRLLHRVHTTFTQPLYAGVSMWSNNSSVRFCDPK, translated from the exons ATGGCAGAGGCCAGTATTTCAGTAGATCAGGATCAGTTCagctgtccagtgtgtctggatctCCTGAATGATCCAGTGACTATTCCCtgtggtcacagtttctgtaaggtgtgtattaatggctgctgggatcaggaggatgtgaagggtgtctacagctgtcctcagtgTAGAGAGACTTTCACTCCAAGGCCTGTTCTACGCAGGAACAACATGCTGGCTGAAgtggtggagaaactgaagaagactgaactccaagctgcttctcctgctcactgttacgctggacctggagatgtggagtgtgattccTGCAccgggagaaaacacaaagctgtCAAGTTCTGTCTGGATTGTCGGGCTTCCTATTGTGATGATCATCTTAAACCTCACTATCAGTCTCCTGCCTTTAAGAAGCACAAGTTAGTTGAAGCCTGTGCAGAGCTCCAagagaagatctgctctgaacatgacaaactgatggAGATCTACTGTCGTACTGACCAAAGCTTCATCTGTTACTTGTGTACGATGGATCAACACAAAGGTCATGATACAGTTTCAGCTAAAgcagaaagaactaaaaaacag AATGAGTTAAAGGAGGATCAGCTGAAATCCCAGCAGAGGatccaggagaagcagaagaaggtgcaggagctgaaacagactgTGGACATTATTAAG ACATGTTCACAGGCAGCAGTAGATGACAGTGAGAGGATCTTTACTGAGATGATCATCTCCATGGAGAAAAAGCGCTCGGAGGTGACGGAgctgatcagagctcaggagaaagCTGAAGTGAGTCGAGCTGAACGACTCCTGAATcaactggagcaggagattgcTGATCTTAAGAGGAGAGtcactgagctggagcagctttcacacacacacgatgacaTCCACTTCCTCCAG agtttcccgtctctctgtgtttctcctggATGTGACGACTCACTCAGCTTCACTGTCAATCAACATCTCTCATTTGATGGAGTGAAgaaatctctctcagatctgaAAAAACGAGTCGAACAAATCTGTGAGGAGGAATTCAACAAAATCAGACCACaag ctgcagcagttcagatGGTTTTACCTTCAGAACCAAAGAGCAGAGAAGATTTTCTGCAGT atttctgttATCTGACTCTGGATCCAAACACAGCACATCATCAACTCATTCTGTCTGAGAAGAACAGAGTGGTGACACGGAGTGAGACACGACAGCGATACTCTgatcatccagagagatttgactcCTATACtcaggtgttgtgtaaggagagtgtgtgtggacgctgttactgggaggtggagtggagcgGTGATGTGGACATATCAGTGTCATATAAAGAGATCAGCAGGAAAGGAGGGGGTTATGAGTGTTTGTTTGGATACAACAGTCAGTCCTGGAGTCTGCggtgtttttcttcctctgtctctttctggcACAACAACATTAAGACTGAGCTCCGAGGTCCATCATCCtccagaataggagtgtatgtggatcacagtgcaggaactctgtccttctacagcgtctctgacaccatgaggctcctccacagagtccacaccacattcactcagcctctataCGCTGGAGTCAGTATGTGGAGTAATAACTCATCTGTGAGGTTTTGTgatccaaaataa
- the LOC132857634 gene encoding E3 ubiquitin/ISG15 ligase TRIM25-like isoform X2 translates to MAEASISVDQDQFSCPVCLDLLNDPVTIPCGHSFCKVCINGCWDQEDVKGVYSCPQCRETFTPRPVLRRNNMLAEVVEKLKKTELQAASPAHCYAGPGDVECDSCTGRKHKAVKFCLDCRASYCDDHLKPHYQSPAFKKHKLVEACAELQEKICSEHDKLMEIYCRTDQSFICYLCTMDQHKGHDTVSAKAERTKKQNELKEDQLKSQQRIQEKQKKVQELKQTVDIIKTCSQAAVDDSERIFTEMIISMEKKRSEVTELIRAQEKAEVSRAERLLNQLEQEIADLKRRVTELEQLSHTHDDIHFLQSFPSLCVSPGCDDSLSFTVNQHLSFDGVKKSLSDLKKRVEQICEEEFNKIRPQGEQTNIVSHQSSAAVQMVLPSEPKSREDFLQYFCYLTLDPNTAHHQLILSEKNRVVTRSETRQRYSDHPERFDSYTQVLCKESVCGRCYWEVEWSGDVDISVSYKEISRKGGGYECLFGYNSQSWSLRCFSSSVSFWHNNIKTELRGPSSSRIGVYVDHSAGTLSFYSVSDTMRLLHRVHTTFTQPLYAGVSMWSNNSSVRFCDPK, encoded by the exons ATGGCAGAGGCCAGTATTTCAGTAGATCAGGATCAGTTCagctgtccagtgtgtctggatctCCTGAATGATCCAGTGACTATTCCCtgtggtcacagtttctgtaaggtgtgtattaatggctgctgggatcaggaggatgtgaagggtgtctacagctgtcctcagtgTAGAGAGACTTTCACTCCAAGGCCTGTTCTACGCAGGAACAACATGCTGGCTGAAgtggtggagaaactgaagaagactgaactccaagctgcttctcctgctcactgttacgctggacctggagatgtggagtgtgattccTGCAccgggagaaaacacaaagctgtCAAGTTCTGTCTGGATTGTCGGGCTTCCTATTGTGATGATCATCTTAAACCTCACTATCAGTCTCCTGCCTTTAAGAAGCACAAGTTAGTTGAAGCCTGTGCAGAGCTCCAagagaagatctgctctgaacatgacaaactgatggAGATCTACTGTCGTACTGACCAAAGCTTCATCTGTTACTTGTGTACGATGGATCAACACAAAGGTCATGATACAGTTTCAGCTAAAgcagaaagaactaaaaaacag AATGAGTTAAAGGAGGATCAGCTGAAATCCCAGCAGAGGatccaggagaagcagaagaaggtgcaggagctgaaacagactgTGGACATTATTAAG ACATGTTCACAGGCAGCAGTAGATGACAGTGAGAGGATCTTTACTGAGATGATCATCTCCATGGAGAAAAAGCGCTCGGAGGTGACGGAgctgatcagagctcaggagaaagCTGAAGTGAGTCGAGCTGAACGACTCCTGAATcaactggagcaggagattgcTGATCTTAAGAGGAGAGtcactgagctggagcagctttcacacacacacgatgacaTCCACTTCCTCCAG agtttcccgtctctctgtgtttctcctggATGTGACGACTCACTCAGCTTCACTGTCAATCAACATCTCTCATTTGATGGAGTGAAgaaatctctctcagatctgaAAAAACGAGTCGAACAAATCTGTGAGGAGGAATTCAACAAAATCAGACCACaaggtgaacaaacaaacattgtttCT CATCAGTCTT ctgcagcagttcagatGGTTTTACCTTCAGAACCAAAGAGCAGAGAAGATTTTCTGCAGT atttctgttATCTGACTCTGGATCCAAACACAGCACATCATCAACTCATTCTGTCTGAGAAGAACAGAGTGGTGACACGGAGTGAGACACGACAGCGATACTCTgatcatccagagagatttgactcCTATACtcaggtgttgtgtaaggagagtgtgtgtggacgctgttactgggaggtggagtggagcgGTGATGTGGACATATCAGTGTCATATAAAGAGATCAGCAGGAAAGGAGGGGGTTATGAGTGTTTGTTTGGATACAACAGTCAGTCCTGGAGTCTGCggtgtttttcttcctctgtctctttctggcACAACAACATTAAGACTGAGCTCCGAGGTCCATCATCCtccagaataggagtgtatgtggatcacagtgcaggaactctgtccttctacagcgtctctgacaccatgaggctcctccacagagtccacaccacattcactcagcctctataCGCTGGAGTCAGTATGTGGAGTAATAACTCATCTGTGAGGTTTTGTgatccaaaataa
- the LOC132857634 gene encoding E3 ubiquitin/ISG15 ligase TRIM25-like isoform X3, with amino-acid sequence MAEASISVDQDQFSCPVCLDLLNDPVTIPCGHSFCKVCINGCWDQEDVKGVYSCPQCRETFTPRPVLRRNNMLAEVVEKLKKTELQAASPAHCYAGPGDVECDSCTGRKHKAVKFCLDCRASYCDDHLKPHYQSPAFKKHKLVEACAELQEKICSEHDKLMEIYCRTDQSFICYLCTMDQHKGHDTVSAKAERTKKQNELKEDQLKSQQRIQEKQKKVQELKQTVDIIKTCSQAAVDDSERIFTEMIISMEKKRSEVTELIRAQEKAEVSRAERLLNQLEQEIADLKRRVTELEQLSHTHDDIHFLQSFPSLCVSPGCDDSLSFTVNQHLSFDGVKKSLSDLKKRVEQICEEEFNKISHVIFLSPFCLCVSKAAAVQMVLPSEPKSREDFLQYFCYLTLDPNTAHHQLILSEKNRVVTRSETRQRYSDHPERFDSYTQVLCKESVCGRCYWEVEWSGDVDISVSYKEISRKGGGYECLFGYNSQSWSLRCFSSSVSFWHNNIKTELRGPSSSRIGVYVDHSAGTLSFYSVSDTMRLLHRVHTTFTQPLYAGVSMWSNNSSVRFCDPK; translated from the exons ATGGCAGAGGCCAGTATTTCAGTAGATCAGGATCAGTTCagctgtccagtgtgtctggatctCCTGAATGATCCAGTGACTATTCCCtgtggtcacagtttctgtaaggtgtgtattaatggctgctgggatcaggaggatgtgaagggtgtctacagctgtcctcagtgTAGAGAGACTTTCACTCCAAGGCCTGTTCTACGCAGGAACAACATGCTGGCTGAAgtggtggagaaactgaagaagactgaactccaagctgcttctcctgctcactgttacgctggacctggagatgtggagtgtgattccTGCAccgggagaaaacacaaagctgtCAAGTTCTGTCTGGATTGTCGGGCTTCCTATTGTGATGATCATCTTAAACCTCACTATCAGTCTCCTGCCTTTAAGAAGCACAAGTTAGTTGAAGCCTGTGCAGAGCTCCAagagaagatctgctctgaacatgacaaactgatggAGATCTACTGTCGTACTGACCAAAGCTTCATCTGTTACTTGTGTACGATGGATCAACACAAAGGTCATGATACAGTTTCAGCTAAAgcagaaagaactaaaaaacag AATGAGTTAAAGGAGGATCAGCTGAAATCCCAGCAGAGGatccaggagaagcagaagaaggtgcaggagctgaaacagactgTGGACATTATTAAG ACATGTTCACAGGCAGCAGTAGATGACAGTGAGAGGATCTTTACTGAGATGATCATCTCCATGGAGAAAAAGCGCTCGGAGGTGACGGAgctgatcagagctcaggagaaagCTGAAGTGAGTCGAGCTGAACGACTCCTGAATcaactggagcaggagattgcTGATCTTAAGAGGAGAGtcactgagctggagcagctttcacacacacacgatgacaTCCACTTCCTCCAG agtttcccgtctctctgtgtttctcctggATGTGACGACTCACTCAGCTTCACTGTCAATCAACATCTCTCATTTGATGGAGTGAAgaaatctctctcagatctgaAAAAACGAGTCGAACAAATCTGTGAGGAGGAATTCAACAAAATCAG CCACGTCATTTTTCTGTCTccattttgtctctgtgtctccaaagctgcagcagttcagatGGTTTTACCTTCAGAACCAAAGAGCAGAGAAGATTTTCTGCAGT atttctgttATCTGACTCTGGATCCAAACACAGCACATCATCAACTCATTCTGTCTGAGAAGAACAGAGTGGTGACACGGAGTGAGACACGACAGCGATACTCTgatcatccagagagatttgactcCTATACtcaggtgttgtgtaaggagagtgtgtgtggacgctgttactgggaggtggagtggagcgGTGATGTGGACATATCAGTGTCATATAAAGAGATCAGCAGGAAAGGAGGGGGTTATGAGTGTTTGTTTGGATACAACAGTCAGTCCTGGAGTCTGCggtgtttttcttcctctgtctctttctggcACAACAACATTAAGACTGAGCTCCGAGGTCCATCATCCtccagaataggagtgtatgtggatcacagtgcaggaactctgtccttctacagcgtctctgacaccatgaggctcctccacagagtccacaccacattcactcagcctctataCGCTGGAGTCAGTATGTGGAGTAATAACTCATCTGTGAGGTTTTGTgatccaaaataa